The Iamia majanohamensis genome window below encodes:
- a CDS encoding flavin reductase family protein: MSEPAIDPAKFRQVLGHFPTGVTVVTARDGDRRVGLAVGSFFSVSLDPPLVGFCAGSQSSSWPRIREAGRFCVNILSAAQEEECRVFAGKSDDKFAGLGYDAAPFSGAPRIHDVLAWVDCALETVHEAGDHDIVVGRVHDLEVQSEGHPLVFFRGGYAQLER; encoded by the coding sequence ATGTCCGAGCCCGCCATCGACCCGGCCAAGTTCCGACAGGTGCTCGGCCACTTCCCGACCGGGGTCACCGTGGTGACGGCCCGCGACGGCGATCGACGGGTGGGCCTGGCCGTGGGCTCGTTCTTCTCGGTGTCGCTCGACCCGCCGCTGGTCGGCTTCTGCGCCGGGTCCCAGTCGTCGAGCTGGCCCCGCATCCGGGAGGCGGGCCGCTTCTGCGTCAACATCCTGAGCGCGGCCCAGGAGGAGGAGTGCCGGGTCTTCGCCGGCAAGTCCGACGACAAGTTCGCGGGGCTGGGCTACGACGCCGCCCCCTTCTCCGGCGCCCCCCGCATCCACGACGTCCTGGCCTGGGTCGACTGCGCGCTCGAGACCGTGCACGAGGCCGGCGACCACGACATCGTCGTGGGCCGGGTCCACGACCTCGAGGTCCAGAGCGAGGGCCACCCCCTCGTCTTCTTCCGCGGCGGCTACGCCCAGCTGGAGCGCTAG
- a CDS encoding nuclear transport factor 2 family protein yields the protein MPLTPDDLVEIHEITQLKHAYFRCLDQKRWEEMATLLVPEVEATYSGGANSFSGRDAVLDFLERSMGAETFHSAHHGHHPEITLLSPTEATGTWAMEDTVIMLDFDITIRGAGFYEDAYEKRDGRWVITRTGYKRLWEEMAPRGSVDGLTLTASWWRTDGVSSLTG from the coding sequence ATGCCCCTGACCCCCGACGACCTGGTGGAGATCCACGAGATCACCCAGCTCAAGCACGCCTACTTCCGCTGCCTCGACCAGAAGCGGTGGGAGGAGATGGCCACGCTGCTGGTGCCGGAGGTGGAGGCGACCTACTCCGGTGGGGCCAACTCGTTCTCCGGCCGCGACGCGGTGCTCGACTTCCTCGAGCGGTCGATGGGCGCCGAGACGTTCCACTCCGCCCACCACGGCCACCACCCCGAGATCACCCTGCTGTCGCCCACCGAGGCGACCGGCACCTGGGCCATGGAGGACACGGTGATCATGCTCGACTTCGACATCACCATCCGCGGCGCCGGGTTCTACGAGGACGCCTACGAGAAGCGCGACGGCCGCTGGGTGATCACCCGCACCGGCTACAAGCGCCTGTGGGAGGAGATGGCGCCCCGGGGGTCGGTCGACGGCCTCACCCTCACCGCCTCGTGGTGGCGCACCGACGGGGTGAGCAGCCTGACCGGCTGA
- a CDS encoding MBL fold metallo-hydrolase — MVNITFWGVRGSTPCPCADNQRYGGNTACVTVERPGHDPIILDLGTGLRFFGKTQPCDGTLSATAFVTHIHWDHVQGLPFFTPVLAPGARLTVHAPRPQPDLSLADAFGEFMRPPYFPVRAEQLHGHIDFVDLADGDATEVDGAVVHSRSVPHVGETHGYRVEVDGMVIAYISDHQQPTDGTDRVADGALALCEGADLVIHDAQFVPEEFARKSSWGHCTVDYAVHVAASAGAKRLALFHHDPERNDAAVDALVRHARHLGEERGLDEVIAAAEGTTLSLSPPHRGSCADLTATAAEPVGAGRVSNPT; from the coding sequence ATGGTCAACATCACGTTCTGGGGCGTGCGGGGCTCGACACCGTGTCCCTGCGCCGACAACCAGCGCTACGGCGGCAACACCGCGTGCGTCACCGTCGAGCGGCCCGGGCACGACCCGATCATCCTCGACCTCGGCACCGGGCTGCGGTTCTTCGGCAAGACCCAGCCCTGCGACGGCACCCTGTCGGCCACCGCCTTCGTGACCCACATCCACTGGGACCACGTCCAGGGCCTGCCCTTCTTCACGCCGGTGCTCGCACCCGGGGCCCGCCTCACCGTGCACGCCCCGCGCCCCCAGCCCGACCTCAGCCTGGCCGACGCCTTCGGCGAGTTCATGCGCCCGCCGTACTTCCCCGTGCGGGCCGAGCAGCTCCACGGCCACATCGACTTCGTCGACCTGGCCGACGGCGACGCCACCGAGGTCGACGGCGCCGTCGTGCACTCCCGCTCGGTGCCCCACGTGGGCGAGACCCACGGCTACCGGGTCGAGGTCGACGGCATGGTCATCGCCTACATCAGCGACCACCAGCAGCCCACCGACGGCACCGACCGGGTGGCCGACGGCGCCCTCGCCCTCTGCGAGGGGGCCGACCTGGTGATCCACGACGCCCAGTTCGTGCCCGAGGAGTTCGCCCGCAAGTCCAGCTGGGGCCACTGCACCGTCGACTACGCCGTGCACGTGGCCGCCTCGGCCGGGGCCAAGCGCCTGGCCCTGTTCCACCACGACCCCGAGCGCAACGACGCCGCCGTCGACGCCCTGGTGCGCCACGCCCGGCACCTGGGCGAGGAGCGGGGCCTCGACGAGGTCATCGCCGCGGCCGAGGGGACGACCCTGTCGCTCAGCCCCCCGCATCGGGGCAGCTGCGCCGACCTGACCGCGACCGCGGCCGAGCCGGTCGGCGCAGGCCGGGTGTCGAACCCCACGTAG
- a CDS encoding gamma carbonic anhydrase family protein: MAIYALGDQEPDIDPDAYVHPDAVVIGSVRIGPRSSVWPHAVLRGDDGEIVIGAGTSIQDGTVVHTTPFWPTTVGDDCVVGHNVHLEGCTIEDGSLVGSGSVVLHRAVVRSEALVGANALVTNDTEVPSRAMALGVPAVIKEDRVDPETMIQLGAQAYRDRIPRYRDGLRRLD; the protein is encoded by the coding sequence ATGGCCATCTACGCCCTCGGCGACCAGGAGCCCGACATCGACCCGGACGCCTACGTCCACCCCGACGCGGTCGTCATCGGGTCGGTGCGCATCGGCCCCCGCTCGTCGGTGTGGCCCCACGCCGTGCTGCGGGGCGACGACGGCGAGATCGTCATCGGGGCGGGCACCTCGATCCAGGACGGCACCGTGGTCCACACCACGCCCTTCTGGCCGACGACGGTGGGCGACGACTGCGTGGTCGGCCACAACGTGCACCTCGAGGGCTGCACCATCGAGGACGGCTCCCTCGTGGGCTCGGGGTCGGTCGTGCTCCACCGGGCGGTGGTGCGCAGCGAGGCCCTGGTCGGGGCCAACGCCCTGGTCACCAACGACACCGAGGTCCCCAGCCGGGCCATGGCCCTGGGCGTGCCGGCCGTCATCAAGGAGGACCGCGTCGACCCCGAGACCATGATCCAGCTCGGGGCCCAGGCCTACCGCGACCGGATCCCCCGCTACCGCGACGGGCTGCGCCGCCTCGACTGA
- a CDS encoding S9 family peptidase — MEPTSPPPRFAAAEAPVAERRPARRLRHGTDEPDDLAWMRDHADPALRPLLEAEDAHADVVLAPLAELVDRIEGEIRDRTQEDDESVPHRKGDWWYRSRTIEGASYAVYERRRDRGDGTGPADDAPWEVVLDENALAEGHDYLSVGAAEVSPDGWLLAYAVDHDGSEAHVLRVRDLRTGDDLPVAIAEASYGLAWSADSGTLLYTTLDPARRPWRVRTHHLGAEPTGAEDALVLEEPDDRFWVGLGASRSGDLVLVDVSSAVTSELHVVDAHAPEAGARLAVPRRQGVEVQAVHHGDWLYLVSNDGALDFALWRAPLAAPDPERWQPVIPHSPGTRVLGVESFAHHLVVHLRTGGRPALRILDVDALEAGGDVPPTDEEVTAASRDLDFPDGGHSLSGAANEEWETDRYRFAYQSLTTPATVFEEVVATGERTVLKRAPVLGGFDPDDYETTQVWATAADGTRVPISVARRAGVPHDGSAPLVLYGYGAYEISMDPWFSIPRLSLLDRGVVFAIAHVRGGGEMGRRWYEDGKLLAKASSFSDLVAAADHLAVEGWCAPDRIALRGGSAGGLLVGAALNLAPERFRAVVGEVPFVDALNTILDPDAPLTATEWEEWGNPITDPEVFAAMRAYSPTENIGAGPYPAVLATGGLSDPRVGVHEPATWVQRLRERTDTSPDRPVVFRVEMGAGHGGPSGRYDAWRKEAETLSFLLTALGVSSSEQALRST; from the coding sequence ATGGAGCCGACCTCGCCGCCCCCCCGCTTCGCCGCCGCCGAGGCGCCGGTGGCCGAGCGCCGTCCGGCGCGCCGGCTGCGCCACGGCACCGACGAGCCCGACGACCTGGCCTGGATGCGCGACCACGCCGACCCCGCCCTGCGGCCGCTGCTGGAGGCCGAGGACGCCCACGCGGACGTCGTGCTCGCCCCCCTGGCCGAGCTGGTGGACCGCATCGAGGGCGAGATCCGGGACCGCACCCAGGAGGACGACGAGAGCGTCCCCCACCGCAAGGGCGACTGGTGGTACCGGAGCCGCACCATCGAGGGCGCGTCCTACGCCGTGTACGAGCGCCGGCGCGACCGGGGTGACGGCACCGGGCCGGCCGACGACGCGCCCTGGGAGGTCGTCCTCGACGAGAACGCCCTGGCCGAGGGCCACGACTACCTGTCGGTGGGCGCAGCCGAGGTCAGCCCCGACGGCTGGCTCCTCGCCTACGCCGTCGACCACGACGGGTCCGAGGCCCACGTGCTGCGGGTGCGCGACCTGCGCACCGGGGACGACCTCCCCGTCGCCATCGCCGAGGCGTCCTACGGCCTGGCCTGGTCGGCCGACAGCGGCACGCTGCTCTACACCACCCTCGACCCGGCCCGGCGGCCCTGGCGCGTGCGCACCCACCACCTCGGCGCGGAGCCCACCGGCGCCGAGGACGCCCTGGTCCTGGAGGAGCCCGACGACCGGTTCTGGGTCGGCCTCGGCGCCAGCCGCAGCGGTGACCTCGTGCTCGTCGACGTGAGCAGCGCGGTCACCTCCGAGCTCCACGTCGTCGACGCCCACGCCCCCGAGGCCGGCGCCCGGCTGGCCGTCCCCCGTCGGCAGGGCGTCGAGGTCCAGGCCGTCCACCACGGCGACTGGCTCTACCTGGTGAGCAATGACGGGGCCCTCGACTTCGCCCTGTGGCGGGCGCCGCTCGCCGCACCGGACCCGGAGCGCTGGCAGCCGGTGATCCCCCACTCCCCCGGCACCCGCGTCCTGGGGGTGGAGTCCTTCGCCCACCACCTCGTCGTGCACCTGCGCACCGGGGGGCGACCGGCGCTCCGCATCCTCGACGTCGACGCCCTGGAGGCCGGCGGCGACGTCCCGCCCACCGACGAGGAGGTGACCGCGGCCAGCCGCGACCTCGATTTCCCCGACGGCGGGCACTCCCTGTCCGGCGCGGCCAACGAGGAGTGGGAGACGGACCGCTACCGCTTCGCCTACCAGTCCCTCACCACCCCGGCGACGGTGTTCGAGGAGGTCGTCGCCACCGGGGAGCGCACCGTGCTCAAGCGGGCCCCCGTCCTCGGCGGCTTCGACCCCGACGACTACGAGACGACCCAGGTGTGGGCCACCGCGGCCGACGGGACCCGGGTCCCGATCTCGGTGGCCCGCCGGGCGGGCGTCCCCCACGACGGCTCCGCCCCCCTCGTGCTCTACGGCTACGGGGCCTACGAGATCAGCATGGACCCCTGGTTCTCGATCCCCCGCCTGTCCCTGCTCGACCGGGGCGTGGTGTTCGCCATCGCCCACGTGCGGGGCGGGGGCGAGATGGGCCGGCGGTGGTACGAGGACGGCAAGCTTCTGGCCAAGGCCAGCTCGTTCTCCGACCTGGTCGCGGCGGCCGACCACCTGGCGGTCGAGGGCTGGTGCGCACCCGACCGCATCGCCCTCCGCGGCGGCAGCGCCGGGGGCCTGCTGGTCGGCGCCGCGCTCAACCTGGCACCCGAGCGCTTCCGGGCCGTCGTCGGCGAGGTGCCCTTCGTCGACGCCCTCAACACCATCCTCGACCCCGACGCCCCCCTCACGGCCACCGAGTGGGAGGAGTGGGGCAACCCCATCACCGACCCCGAGGTCTTCGCGGCGATGCGGGCCTACAGCCCCACCGAGAACATCGGCGCGGGCCCCTACCCGGCGGTGCTCGCCACCGGCGGCCTGTCGGACCCACGGGTCGGCGTCCACGAGCCTGCGACCTGGGTCCAGCGCCTGCGCGAGCGCACCGACACCTCCCCCGACCGGCCGGTGGTCTTCCGGGTGGAGATGGGCGCCGGCCACGGCGGCCCCTCCGGCCGCTACGACGCCTGGCGCAAGGAGGCCGAGACCCTCTCCTTCCTCCTCACCGCCCTCGGGGTTTCGAGCTCAGAGCAAGCTCTTCGCTCGACCTGA
- a CDS encoding sulfotransferase domain-containing protein: MRHYRSEANERWVGFPHRPGDIVISTRSKSGTTWVQMICALLVLQTPDLPAPLTLLSPWVDAEHEPPDVVRARVEAQEHRRFLKTHTPLDGLPLDDEVTYVVVGRHPLDVGLSLHHHLANLDHRRITELTGADATPPEDVDDRTWMAWWVATEEAPEEHLDRLPGVVHHAADAWTRRTERNVVLVHYQDLVDDLPGEMGRLAGRLGIEVDQARWPDLVAAASFAAMRARSEDRAPDHLGVLRDRAAFFRAGTSGRGAALLDDAQLQAYEARVAAMAPPDLVSWLHRP; encoded by the coding sequence GTGCGCCACTACCGGTCGGAGGCGAACGAGCGGTGGGTCGGCTTCCCGCACCGGCCGGGCGACATCGTCATCAGCACCCGCTCCAAGAGCGGGACGACCTGGGTGCAGATGATCTGCGCCCTCCTGGTCCTCCAGACCCCGGACCTGCCGGCGCCACTCACCCTCCTGTCGCCGTGGGTCGACGCCGAGCACGAGCCCCCCGATGTCGTGCGCGCCAGGGTCGAGGCCCAGGAGCACCGCCGGTTCCTCAAGACCCACACCCCGCTCGACGGCCTCCCGCTCGACGACGAGGTCACCTACGTGGTGGTGGGGCGGCACCCCCTCGACGTCGGTCTCTCGCTCCACCACCACCTGGCCAACCTCGACCACCGCCGGATCACCGAGCTGACAGGTGCGGATGCGACCCCACCCGAGGACGTCGACGACCGGACCTGGATGGCCTGGTGGGTCGCCACCGAAGAGGCGCCCGAGGAGCACCTCGACCGCCTCCCGGGCGTGGTCCACCACGCCGCCGACGCCTGGACCCGCCGGACCGAGCGCAACGTGGTCCTGGTGCACTACCAGGACCTGGTCGACGACCTGCCGGGGGAGATGGGGCGGCTGGCCGGGCGGCTCGGCATCGAGGTCGACCAGGCCCGGTGGCCGGACCTCGTCGCCGCGGCCTCCTTCGCCGCCATGCGCGCCCGGTCCGAGGACCGGGCACCCGACCACCTCGGGGTGCTGCGGGACCGGGCCGCGTTCTTCCGTGCCGGCACGTCGGGTCGAGGCGCGGCCCTGCTCGACGACGCCCAGCTCCAGGCCTACGAGGCCAGGGTGGCGGCGATGGCCCCACCCGACCTGGTCTCCTGGCTCCACCGGCCCTGA
- a CDS encoding alpha/beta fold hydrolase, with the protein MDALPDLPAGLTTGRTDLGDVELAWLTDPRADPDAPLALLLHGFPDAATTWRHLLPALTDAGLRPVAPWLRGYAPSSVPADGLYQVGALARDACRLHEALGGGPDAVLVGHDWGAMATYAAAGWQPTRWRRAVTMAVPPAGAMFAGFTSYDQLRRSFYMFVFQSPLAEGAVAADDLLFIERLWADWSPGHDASDDLPFVKAALRDPANLAAALGYYRATLSDGPKDPALDEAQAGWMTPTPVPTLYLHGADDGCLGADLVGGAADHLPAPGSRVEVLDGVGHFLHVEAPDVVDPIVTAFLTEET; encoded by the coding sequence ATGGACGCCCTCCCGGACCTGCCCGCCGGACTCACGACCGGCCGCACCGACCTCGGGGACGTGGAGCTGGCCTGGCTCACCGATCCCCGCGCCGACCCCGACGCCCCCCTCGCCCTGCTCCTGCACGGGTTCCCGGACGCAGCCACCACCTGGCGCCACCTCCTGCCCGCCCTCACCGACGCCGGCCTCCGGCCGGTGGCCCCCTGGCTGCGCGGCTACGCCCCGAGCAGCGTGCCCGCCGACGGCCTCTACCAGGTGGGGGCGCTGGCCCGGGACGCCTGCCGGCTGCACGAGGCGCTGGGCGGCGGTCCCGACGCCGTCCTCGTCGGCCACGACTGGGGCGCGATGGCCACCTACGCGGCGGCCGGGTGGCAGCCCACCCGCTGGCGCCGGGCCGTCACCATGGCGGTCCCGCCCGCCGGGGCCATGTTCGCCGGGTTCACCTCCTACGACCAGCTCCGCCGCAGCTTCTACATGTTCGTGTTCCAGAGCCCCCTCGCGGAGGGCGCGGTGGCGGCCGACGACCTCCTGTTCATCGAGCGCCTGTGGGCCGACTGGTCGCCCGGCCACGACGCGTCGGACGACCTGCCGTTCGTGAAGGCCGCCCTCCGCGACCCCGCCAACCTGGCCGCCGCCCTGGGCTACTACCGGGCGACGCTGAGCGACGGCCCCAAGGACCCGGCCCTCGACGAGGCCCAGGCGGGGTGGATGACCCCCACCCCGGTGCCGACCCTGTACCTGCACGGCGCCGACGACGGCTGCCTGGGCGCCGACCTGGTGGGCGGTGCGGCCGACCACCTGCCCGCACCCGGCTCCCGCGTCGAGGTGCTCGACGGCGTCGGCCACTTCCTCCACGTCGAGGCCCCCGACGTGGTCGACCCCATCGTGACCGCCTTCCTCACCGAGGAGACCTGA
- a CDS encoding acyl-CoA dehydrogenase family protein, producing MDFRPDPDHEALADGVRAVTRAFDDDYWSACDRDHRFPWDFYRAMADGGWLGLALPTEHGGGGCGITEAALLMREVAASGAAMNGCTALHLTVFGLEPVVRHGSARLQEAFLPRAAAGDLHVAFGVTEPSAGTDTSRITTRAVRDGDGWRISGQKIWTSKAEESEVCLLLARTGAADEGLAGLSLFLVDLDPAHVQITPIAKTARNAVGSCEVFYDDLPVEGWRLVGEEGQGFRHLLDGLNPERILIAAEAIGTGLAALRLAVAYAGEREVFGRPIGTNQALSHPLADAHARLGAAWLVVQQAAWRYDHGLPCGEEANTAKYLAAEAGFDACDRAVQVHGGLGFAEEYHVGRYWREARIMRVAPVSQEMTLSYLAEKVLGLPRSH from the coding sequence ATGGACTTCCGACCCGACCCGGACCACGAGGCCCTGGCCGACGGCGTGCGGGCGGTGACCCGCGCCTTCGACGACGACTACTGGTCGGCCTGCGACCGCGACCACCGCTTCCCGTGGGACTTCTACCGGGCCATGGCCGACGGCGGCTGGCTCGGCCTCGCCCTCCCCACCGAGCACGGGGGCGGCGGCTGCGGCATCACCGAGGCCGCCCTGCTGATGCGCGAGGTGGCGGCGTCGGGCGCGGCCATGAACGGCTGCACCGCCCTGCACCTCACCGTGTTCGGCCTCGAGCCCGTCGTGCGCCACGGGAGCGCCCGGCTGCAGGAGGCCTTCCTGCCCCGGGCGGCGGCCGGCGACCTCCACGTCGCCTTCGGCGTCACCGAGCCCTCGGCCGGCACCGACACCTCCCGCATCACCACCCGGGCCGTGCGCGACGGCGACGGCTGGCGCATCTCGGGCCAGAAGATCTGGACCTCCAAGGCCGAGGAGTCCGAGGTGTGCCTGCTGCTGGCCCGCACCGGCGCAGCCGACGAGGGGCTGGCCGGGCTCAGCCTCTTCCTGGTCGACCTCGACCCCGCCCACGTCCAGATCACGCCCATCGCCAAGACGGCCCGCAACGCGGTGGGCTCCTGCGAGGTCTTCTACGACGACCTGCCGGTCGAGGGCTGGCGCCTGGTCGGCGAGGAGGGCCAGGGCTTCCGCCACCTCCTCGACGGGCTCAACCCCGAGCGCATCCTCATCGCGGCCGAGGCCATCGGCACCGGGCTGGCCGCCCTCCGGCTGGCCGTCGCCTACGCCGGCGAGCGCGAGGTGTTCGGCCGTCCCATCGGGACCAACCAGGCCCTCAGCCACCCCCTCGCCGACGCCCACGCCCGGCTCGGCGCGGCCTGGCTCGTGGTGCAGCAGGCGGCCTGGCGCTACGACCACGGGCTGCCCTGCGGCGAGGAGGCCAACACGGCCAAGTACCTCGCCGCCGAGGCCGGGTTCGACGCCTGCGACCGGGCCGTCCAGGTCCACGGCGGCCTCGGCTTCGCCGAGGAGTACCACGTGGGCCGCTACTGGCGCGAGGCCCGCATCATGCGGGTGGCGCCGGTCAGCCAGGAGATGACCCTCAGCTACCTGGCCGAGAAGGTGCTGGGCCTGCCCCGCAGCCACTGA
- a CDS encoding IS5 family transposase: MMRALDPEVSDAVFVTLEALLPAPPTHRIGGGRPRVPDRLIFRGLLQRIVTGAAWETIEFLLDHQVSDTTLRARRDEWVHAGVFDRLAAQARAAYDTIIGLDTGHVVIDGSNHLAPCGGPGTGVGPGQKGRLGWKWCTGVDAAGIPLAWTIDGANRNDYKMLGPTLDAIAADPNHLKIGTLHLDRGFGYASLPDRLAGYDITAVDVIPRNHPGQGRTPLVGFGHRWVVERTNSWLSNFGQLRRNTDRRTEHRHAALCLATTLLITAKLIDHRNHHTRPIR; this comes from the coding sequence ATGATGCGCGCGCTCGATCCCGAAGTCAGCGATGCGGTCTTCGTCACCCTCGAAGCCCTGCTGCCGGCGCCTCCCACGCACCGCATCGGAGGTGGACGACCAAGGGTCCCTGACCGGCTCATCTTCCGTGGTCTGCTGCAACGGATCGTCACCGGGGCCGCCTGGGAGACCATCGAGTTCCTGCTGGACCACCAGGTCTCTGACACCACCCTTCGAGCTCGCCGCGACGAATGGGTGCACGCCGGAGTCTTTGACCGGCTCGCCGCACAAGCCCGCGCCGCCTACGACACGATCATCGGTCTCGACACCGGCCACGTCGTCATCGACGGCAGCAACCACCTCGCTCCCTGCGGCGGCCCCGGCACCGGTGTCGGCCCAGGTCAGAAGGGCCGCCTCGGCTGGAAGTGGTGCACCGGCGTCGACGCCGCAGGCATCCCGCTGGCCTGGACCATCGACGGCGCGAACCGCAACGACTACAAGATGCTCGGCCCCACCCTGGACGCCATCGCCGCCGATCCGAACCACCTCAAGATCGGCACCCTGCACCTCGACCGAGGCTTCGGCTACGCCTCACTGCCCGACCGCCTCGCCGGCTACGACATCACCGCAGTCGACGTGATCCCCCGCAACCACCCCGGCCAAGGCCGGACCCCACTGGTCGGCTTCGGACACCGCTGGGTCGTCGAGCGGACCAACTCCTGGCTGTCGAACTTCGGACAGCTCCGCCGCAACACCGACCGACGCACCGAGCACCGTCACGCCGCCCTCTGCCTCGCCACCACCCTGCTCATCACCGCCAAGCTCATCGACCACCGCAACCACCACACCCGACCAATCCGCTGA
- a CDS encoding DUF2752 domain-containing protein: MTAVDPGPGAPAPDRAPPPPPAAPAWPTPEPGPLRRALTRRPWLAPAGVGVGVALATAYTAWQDPTTGDGLFPGCPLRSMTGWDCPGCGGLRATHALTHGDLAGALDHNVWVAVGVPLAIVVWLLWTLRTLGVPVPRLPRPRRAALGVAAVAMLVFTVVRNIPGVAAFEYLNSFT, translated from the coding sequence GTGACCGCCGTCGACCCCGGGCCCGGTGCCCCGGCCCCGGACCGCGCTCCCCCACCGCCACCGGCGGCCCCCGCCTGGCCCACCCCCGAGCCCGGCCCGCTGCGCCGGGCCCTCACCCGGCGGCCGTGGCTCGCCCCCGCGGGCGTCGGGGTGGGCGTCGCCCTGGCCACGGCCTACACCGCCTGGCAGGACCCCACCACGGGCGACGGCCTGTTCCCGGGCTGCCCCCTCCGGAGCATGACCGGCTGGGACTGCCCCGGCTGCGGGGGCCTGCGGGCCACCCACGCCCTCACCCACGGCGACCTGGCCGGCGCCCTCGACCACAACGTGTGGGTCGCGGTGGGGGTCCCGCTGGCGATCGTCGTCTGGCTCCTCTGGACGCTCCGCACCCTCGGGGTGCCCGTGCCCCGCCTGCCCCGGCCCCGCCGGGCTGCGCTCGGCGTCGCGGCCGTGGCCATGCTGGTGTTCACCGTGGTCCGCAACATCCCCGGCGTGGCCGCCTTCGAGTACCTCAACAGCTTCACCTGA